A genomic window from Levilactobacillus yonginensis includes:
- a CDS encoding putative quinol monooxygenase has protein sequence MAQEHPAPLFRLFKLNIKADQRDAFVAAGQHNLQTSIENEAGTLAMYATHVDAAGMANRVVEIYRDQASYDTHAKSPQFSAFKGVAEQAVTDQTVINLTPVLLLELKQSLQGTQDDGHFIQLHEFTLQAGKEEAYRKLMQTSLRTWLAGTQGILATYIGRSVTAPQNWVRFDIYTDLLAYQTLCQSAGYRRYQAAGQALVQESTTTILTADTLVSQGGLAFEG, from the coding sequence ATGGCACAGGAACATCCAGCACCATTGTTTCGATTATTTAAATTAAATATTAAGGCGGACCAACGTGACGCTTTTGTTGCGGCGGGGCAGCACAATCTACAAACTTCAATTGAAAATGAGGCGGGGACCCTCGCCATGTATGCGACCCACGTCGATGCGGCGGGGATGGCTAACCGGGTTGTGGAAATTTATCGCGATCAAGCTAGTTATGACACGCACGCAAAGTCACCACAGTTTTCGGCTTTTAAGGGCGTCGCTGAGCAAGCGGTCACCGACCAGACGGTGATCAATTTGACGCCGGTACTCTTACTGGAACTGAAACAATCGTTGCAGGGGACTCAGGATGACGGGCACTTTATTCAGTTACATGAGTTCACGTTGCAGGCGGGCAAGGAGGAAGCGTACCGGAAGTTAATGCAAACGTCCCTCCGGACTTGGTTAGCGGGAACTCAGGGGATTCTGGCGACGTACATTGGGCGGTCAGTGACGGCACCACAGAACTGGGTACGCTTTGACATTTATACCGATTTGTTGGCTTACCAGACGCTCTGTCAGTCAGCCGGCTATCGACGCTATCAAGCAGCCGGTCAGGCCCTAGTTCAGGAATCGACAACCACTATTTTGACGGCGGACACGCTGGTTAGTCAGGGTGGGTTGGCATTTGAAGGCTAG
- a CDS encoding NAD(P)H-binding protein — MTKVMILGAHGAMAQLVTERLLQETDDTLILFLRNASRLAKYEQNDRVTLVDGDVHDTAAVATAMSSADVVYSNLGGSDLDVQTQSVVDAMKQTGKSRLIYISSLGAHDEVPGKFGEWNHQMIGAYLPAFARTAELVAKSGLDYTEVRPAWLTNNAEVDYEVTTLADGFKGTEVSRHSVADFVVKVINQPTTYENVSVGLNKAGTDGDKPSWY, encoded by the coding sequence ATGACAAAAGTTATGATTCTCGGTGCCCATGGTGCCATGGCACAATTAGTCACTGAACGGTTACTGCAGGAGACCGACGATACGTTGATCCTGTTCTTGCGGAACGCCTCGCGACTGGCTAAGTATGAACAAAATGACCGGGTCACCTTGGTGGACGGGGATGTGCACGATACAGCAGCCGTTGCCACGGCGATGAGTAGTGCCGACGTCGTTTACTCCAACCTGGGCGGATCCGATTTGGACGTTCAAACGCAGAGCGTCGTGGATGCTATGAAGCAGACTGGCAAATCACGGTTGATCTACATCAGCTCACTTGGCGCTCACGATGAAGTACCTGGCAAGTTTGGCGAGTGGAACCATCAGATGATCGGTGCTTACTTACCAGCGTTTGCCCGGACGGCGGAACTGGTGGCTAAGTCCGGTTTGGATTACACTGAAGTTCGACCAGCCTGGCTGACGAATAACGCCGAAGTCGACTACGAGGTGACGACCTTGGCTGATGGGTTTAAAGGGACCGAAGTTTCCCGGCACAGTGTGGCGGACTTTGTGGTCAAGGTCATCAACCAGCCAACGACTTACGAAAACGTTAGTGTTGGGCTGAACAAGGCTGGAACTGACGGCGATAAGCCTAGCTGGTACTAA
- a CDS encoding IS256 family transposase: protein MTQFNKEIMAALAQKQDLDEVFRQHLETAINDLMHEELSSFLGYEPYDRQGFNSGNSRNGHYLRTFKTKYGELNLEIPRDRNGIFNTKTIPSYQRQTDGLEATVVQLYEKGITTSEIADLIEKMYGAHYTSQTVSNLTKVVDQQVNAFKTRPLASRYAVIYVDATYLPLRRDSVAKEAVHIAIGIRPNGMKEVLAYQVAPTESSTVWEELLVDIQQRGVKEVLLFVADGLVGLTNTIGDHFPKAKLQQCLIHVSRNIEAHVRTKDRQEVLNDFKLIHQAATMDDAKQALADFIDKWQKTYPKVTNKLEDNLHLLTCFTFPAAIRSSIYSTNLIESFNKKLKRQTKKKEQFPNEPALERVLVTVIRDYNGQNFERTHRGFKQIQDTLESMY from the coding sequence ATGACTCAGTTTAACAAAGAAATTATGGCAGCACTAGCACAAAAGCAAGATTTAGATGAAGTTTTTCGGCAACATTTGGAAACGGCCATCAATGATTTAATGCACGAGGAACTTTCGTCGTTCCTCGGTTATGAGCCTTATGATCGCCAAGGTTTTAACAGCGGCAATTCACGCAATGGGCATTATCTGCGGACCTTTAAGACTAAGTATGGAGAATTAAATTTGGAGATTCCACGCGATCGAAATGGTATTTTTAATACGAAAACTATCCCGAGCTATCAACGACAAACGGATGGCTTAGAGGCTACTGTTGTCCAGCTCTACGAAAAAGGGATTACCACTAGTGAGATTGCGGATTTGATTGAGAAAATGTATGGGGCTCATTACACATCACAAACGGTTTCGAACCTCACGAAGGTCGTTGACCAACAGGTCAACGCCTTCAAAACGCGTCCTCTAGCGAGCCGATACGCAGTCATTTATGTGGACGCAACATACTTACCACTTCGCCGGGACTCAGTGGCTAAAGAAGCCGTGCATATCGCCATTGGCATTCGACCAAATGGAATGAAAGAGGTCCTAGCATACCAAGTCGCTCCAACTGAATCCAGTACCGTTTGGGAAGAGCTTCTCGTGGACATCCAGCAGCGTGGTGTAAAGGAAGTCCTCTTATTCGTGGCCGATGGCTTAGTCGGCCTTACCAACACAATTGGTGACCACTTCCCTAAGGCTAAGCTCCAGCAGTGCCTGATCCACGTCAGTCGGAACATTGAAGCTCACGTTCGAACTAAGGACCGACAAGAGGTTCTTAACGACTTCAAACTGATCCATCAAGCAGCTACCATGGACGACGCAAAACAAGCCTTAGCTGACTTCATAGACAAGTGGCAAAAGACGTATCCAAAAGTAACGAACAAGCTAGAAGATAATCTTCATCTCTTGACCTGTTTCACGTTTCCAGCTGCGATACGCAGTAGCATCTACAGCACAAATCTCATTGAATCGTTCAACAAGAAGCTAAAACGACAGACAAAGAAGAAAGAACAATTTCCAAATGAACCAGCGCTAGAACGAGTTCTGGTCACAGTTATTCGTGACTACAACGGCCAAAATTTTGAGCGAACGCATCGAGGTTTTAAGCAAATTCAGGACACGTTAGAATCCATGTATTAG
- a CDS encoding aldo/keto reductase, whose protein sequence is MDYVKLGRTGLDVSRLCLGTMGFGNASTGMFPWAIDEAASEQVIREALDLGINFFDTANIYSHGDSERFVGHALNKLANRDEVVLVTKVFFTPNQAPNVAGLSRKAILSQIDQSLERLQTDYVDLYIIHRWDYTTPIEETMEALNDVVKSGKARYIGASAMFAWQFEKAQAVAEQHGWTKFVSMQNHLNLLYREEEREMLPLCADQGIAVTPYSPLASGRLTRDWAGDTKRYATDKVARSKYDDSKQLDMPIIQRVGEIADKHGVDRVQVALAWLLQKQTVTAPIIGATKSSHLQGAIKALDLELTPADVQYLEEPYVPHELVGPLASDDTNFQR, encoded by the coding sequence ATGGATTACGTAAAACTAGGACGTACCGGATTGGATGTTTCCCGGTTGTGTTTAGGGACCATGGGGTTCGGTAATGCGTCGACGGGGATGTTTCCCTGGGCCATCGATGAGGCAGCCAGTGAACAAGTCATTCGTGAGGCGCTAGACCTGGGCATTAACTTTTTTGATACGGCGAATATTTACTCACATGGTGATAGCGAACGGTTTGTGGGTCATGCACTGAACAAATTAGCTAATCGTGACGAAGTTGTGTTAGTTACGAAAGTGTTCTTCACCCCGAATCAAGCGCCTAACGTGGCAGGGTTGTCCCGCAAGGCCATCCTCTCCCAAATCGACCAAAGTTTAGAACGCTTGCAGACGGACTACGTGGATCTGTACATTATTCATCGGTGGGATTACACTACGCCAATTGAAGAAACCATGGAAGCGTTGAACGACGTTGTGAAGTCTGGTAAGGCGCGTTACATTGGCGCCTCGGCCATGTTTGCCTGGCAGTTTGAAAAGGCGCAAGCGGTGGCTGAACAGCACGGTTGGACTAAATTTGTGTCGATGCAGAATCACTTGAATCTCCTTTACCGAGAAGAGGAACGGGAAATGTTGCCGCTGTGTGCGGACCAGGGGATTGCGGTGACACCATACAGCCCACTGGCATCTGGTCGGTTGACTCGTGATTGGGCCGGGGACACGAAGCGGTATGCGACCGATAAAGTGGCCCGTTCCAAGTACGATGACAGTAAGCAATTGGATATGCCAATCATCCAGCGGGTTGGTGAAATTGCCGACAAGCATGGTGTGGACCGTGTTCAGGTAGCCTTGGCCTGGCTGTTACAGAAGCAGACGGTGACTGCCCCCATCATTGGCGCTACGAAGTCCTCGCATTTGCAGGGGGCCATTAAGGCATTGGACCTCGAATTGACGCCGGCGGACGTACAATATCTGGAAGAGCCATACGTGCCCCACGAATTAGTGGGACCGTTGGCTTCAGACGATACGAACTTTCAACGGTAA
- a CDS encoding amidohydrolase family protein, with translation MAVIDVFAHVLPPEFLAQMDAIHPNVLANFPYMKNDLLTDVAQHRASLPTAHQQIISAVNLNPEDFVDPNQAAELCRSANDEIAALVRANRDIFPAGVAMLPMNNVPAALQIIDDQVAGSDALVGVQLFTQALGQPITDEAYEPVFAKMAAIGAPIWLHPVFDMQKPANNLTFSWEYELTQAMYGIVTAKYFRKYPGLQVIVHHAGAMVPYFSQRIKYIQTAEDYADFQKFYVDTAILGNPKALELAADFFGVDHVLFGTDSPFGIPPVGPTAVIEQAVNDMAITAAQKQAIFKDNWQALMA, from the coding sequence ATGGCAGTGATTGATGTTTTTGCCCACGTTCTACCACCCGAGTTTTTGGCACAAATGGACGCGATTCACCCCAACGTCTTGGCCAACTTTCCCTACATGAAAAACGACCTGTTGACGGACGTTGCGCAACACCGAGCATCGTTACCAACGGCCCACCAACAAATCATTTCAGCAGTCAACTTGAATCCGGAAGACTTTGTTGACCCCAATCAGGCCGCTGAGTTGTGCCGGTCTGCCAACGATGAAATTGCCGCCTTGGTACGGGCCAACCGCGATATTTTTCCAGCCGGCGTGGCCATGTTACCGATGAATAACGTGCCCGCCGCCTTGCAGATCATCGACGATCAGGTGGCTGGCAGTGATGCGTTGGTCGGCGTCCAGCTCTTCACGCAGGCCCTGGGCCAGCCGATTACGGATGAAGCATACGAACCCGTTTTTGCCAAGATGGCCGCCATTGGAGCGCCAATTTGGTTGCACCCGGTTTTCGATATGCAAAAGCCGGCTAATAATTTGACGTTTAGCTGGGAATACGAGCTTACGCAAGCGATGTATGGCATCGTGACTGCAAAGTATTTCCGGAAGTATCCGGGGTTGCAGGTCATTGTTCATCACGCCGGTGCGATGGTGCCGTACTTTAGTCAACGCATCAAGTACATTCAAACGGCTGAAGACTACGCGGATTTTCAAAAATTTTACGTGGATACGGCCATTCTGGGTAACCCCAAGGCGCTGGAGTTAGCGGCTGACTTCTTCGGCGTTGACCACGTCTTGTTTGGGACCGATTCACCGTTTGGCATCCCACCAGTGGGACCAACGGCGGTCATTGAACAGGCCGTGAATGACATGGCGATTACAGCGGCGCAGAAGCAGGCTATTTTTAAAGATAACTGGCAGGCCTTGATGGCGTAA
- the add gene encoding adenosine deaminase, whose protein sequence is MSRVKPFTEDNVRQYPKVELHCHLDGSISLPALREMAAVTGTPLPADDQDLRHLVTAPLETESLIDYLQRFQVVTDLMQTAEQLRIAGFDMVRTAAADGLIYLETRFAPAISTQKGLSVRDAIQATLDGLHAGTEEFGIPVNAIVCVMRDRPIDECIGVFEVASEFIGKGIVGLDFAGDEYNHPSIDLAEAMKAGRQTGLPFSFHAGEAGPVDNVAVALTMGAERIGHGVHMSGFPATIKQAKRADATIEMCPTSNVQTKAVTGYDNFPLSEFLSAGLNVTLNTDDRTVSNVTLTSEFMTVHAHYGLGWQHLERLTLNAINGAFISDEEKAALRDKVHAAVTA, encoded by the coding sequence ATGTCCCGCGTCAAACCTTTTACTGAAGATAACGTCCGCCAATACCCCAAGGTTGAATTACACTGCCACCTTGATGGGTCAATTTCTCTGCCAGCTCTCCGGGAAATGGCAGCGGTGACGGGGACCCCGCTGCCCGCCGACGACCAAGACTTGCGTCACCTGGTCACCGCCCCCCTTGAAACCGAAAGTCTAATTGATTACTTACAACGCTTCCAAGTCGTAACCGACCTGATGCAGACCGCCGAACAGCTGCGAATTGCTGGCTTCGATATGGTGCGCACTGCGGCCGCCGATGGCCTCATTTACTTAGAAACTCGTTTTGCCCCAGCCATCTCCACCCAAAAGGGGCTGTCCGTCCGTGATGCCATCCAGGCAACCTTAGATGGTCTCCACGCTGGTACTGAAGAATTTGGCATTCCAGTTAACGCCATCGTCTGTGTCATGCGTGATCGCCCCATCGACGAATGCATTGGCGTCTTTGAAGTTGCCAGTGAATTCATTGGCAAGGGCATCGTTGGCCTCGATTTTGCTGGCGACGAATACAATCACCCATCCATCGACCTTGCCGAAGCCATGAAAGCTGGCCGGCAAACTGGCCTGCCATTCTCATTTCACGCGGGTGAAGCTGGCCCCGTTGACAACGTGGCCGTTGCCCTCACCATGGGGGCCGAACGGATTGGCCACGGGGTCCACATGAGTGGCTTTCCCGCTACCATCAAGCAAGCCAAGCGCGCCGACGCGACCATTGAAATGTGTCCCACCAGCAACGTCCAGACTAAGGCCGTCACTGGTTATGACAACTTCCCACTCTCTGAATTCTTGAGTGCCGGCCTGAACGTCACCCTCAACACCGACGACCGGACCGTTTCCAACGTCACCCTGACCAGTGAATTCATGACCGTTCATGCACACTACGGACTGGGCTGGCAACACTTAGAACGCCTGACTTTAAACGCCATCAACGGCGCCTTTATCTCCGACGAGGAAAAAGCCGCCCTCCGAGACAAGGTTCACGCTGCTGTCACGGCTTAA
- a CDS encoding DUF2255 family protein, protein MSKWTQEQLAAFSTADDMRVSPFYEDGKTYGTPTWIWSVVVGDQLYVRAWNGQQSRWYQSAKQQGAGRIHLAGQDFEVAYVPVQTDDQLTAAISEAYEAKYAGSPYLPPMVAAGPISATVRIELP, encoded by the coding sequence GTGAGTAAGTGGACACAGGAACAATTAGCCGCATTTTCCACGGCAGATGATATGCGGGTCTCACCATTCTATGAGGATGGTAAAACCTACGGCACACCAACCTGGATCTGGTCGGTGGTGGTCGGTGACCAACTGTACGTGCGGGCTTGGAACGGCCAACAGTCACGGTGGTATCAATCGGCGAAACAACAGGGGGCCGGCCGCATTCATCTGGCGGGTCAGGACTTTGAAGTCGCCTACGTGCCAGTCCAGACTGACGATCAATTAACGGCTGCTATCAGTGAGGCGTATGAAGCGAAGTACGCGGGGAGTCCCTATTTACCGCCAATGGTTGCGGCGGGGCCCATTAGCGCAACCGTTCGGATAGAGTTGCCCTAG
- a CDS encoding acyltransferase family protein — MDQTYTRLTRTLLRSQREGKRRYITGFDGIRTLAVLGVIIYHLAPSTLQGGYLGVPIFFVVSGYLITYLLIQEWDTHNEIDVWGFYGRRLKRLYPALVTMILGTTAYITLFQRSLLANIRGTVLTNLIYGYNWFEIKHGQSYFDRFNGESPFTHLWSLSIEGQFYLVWPFVVLALLLFLRKRARAVAILFAVAVVSAVLMALLYDPANTNRVYYGTDTRMFAILIGTGMAFLWPAHKLNSNVSQAHRWILNGAGLVSLLVLIYMFFTMNGQAASTYRGGMFWFTVLAGVLVATVAHPGSDMNRLLSTPVFSYVGKRSYGIYLYQFPVMIFYEAKVNIGNHPLFNALVEVALIMLVTELSYRFIENPMRHYHYGQLTHDVKSLLQQPGAHRVASTFTVIAAVLFGVTAVGFVQQPAAAKPTALQRTITERQASTKKQNAAAAKKQKALAAAASKRKHEKAVAFSKMSKADQKTAKYYFLNAKELTTSKQTPITAVGDSVLLDDSGDLQEVFPGAVVDGAVGRQADALPGVINGLAQRGQLAKTVLVNIGTNGYVTADQADQIVHAIGPKRQIFWVNAHVPTREWQNSVNKMIAKTAAKYDNVHEIDWYGTAKGHDKWFVSDHVHPNNLGNRYFTSLIAKSMAKTSK; from the coding sequence ATGGATCAGACTTACACGCGGCTCACGCGAACGCTTTTGCGTAGTCAGCGCGAAGGAAAGCGACGATACATAACCGGATTCGATGGTATCCGGACGTTAGCCGTTTTGGGGGTTATCATTTATCACTTAGCACCATCCACCTTACAGGGGGGTTACCTAGGGGTGCCCATATTCTTCGTGGTTTCTGGCTACTTGATTACTTATCTATTGATTCAAGAGTGGGATACGCACAATGAAATTGACGTTTGGGGCTTCTATGGGCGGCGACTAAAACGGTTATATCCGGCGCTAGTCACCATGATCCTGGGAACGACTGCCTACATCACGCTATTCCAACGGAGTCTGTTGGCGAATATTCGGGGCACCGTGCTCACCAACTTAATTTATGGCTATAACTGGTTTGAAATTAAACACGGCCAATCCTACTTCGATCGGTTTAATGGGGAGTCACCGTTCACGCACTTGTGGTCGTTATCCATTGAAGGGCAATTCTATCTGGTTTGGCCGTTCGTGGTGCTAGCCCTGCTACTCTTCTTACGGAAGCGGGCCCGGGCCGTAGCCATTCTCTTTGCGGTGGCGGTCGTATCAGCGGTGTTGATGGCATTACTGTACGACCCAGCGAACACGAACCGGGTCTACTACGGGACTGATACCCGGATGTTTGCCATCCTGATTGGAACGGGTATGGCCTTCCTGTGGCCGGCTCACAAACTTAATTCAAATGTCTCACAGGCCCATCGCTGGATTCTAAATGGTGCGGGCCTGGTGTCACTATTAGTTCTAATTTACATGTTCTTTACCATGAATGGGCAAGCAGCCAGCACTTATCGTGGCGGCATGTTCTGGTTCACCGTGTTAGCTGGTGTTCTGGTGGCAACGGTGGCCCATCCGGGGAGTGACATGAATCGTCTGCTCTCGACCCCCGTCTTTAGTTACGTGGGTAAGCGGAGCTATGGAATTTACCTGTATCAGTTTCCCGTCATGATTTTCTACGAAGCTAAGGTGAATATCGGAAATCATCCGTTGTTCAACGCTTTGGTTGAGGTAGCCTTGATCATGTTGGTGACGGAGCTGAGTTACCGGTTTATTGAAAACCCAATGCGGCACTACCATTACGGTCAGTTGACGCATGATGTGAAGAGTTTGTTGCAACAACCCGGTGCCCACCGGGTGGCCAGCACGTTTACGGTGATTGCTGCCGTTCTGTTTGGTGTCACCGCTGTCGGCTTCGTCCAACAGCCAGCCGCTGCTAAGCCAACGGCCCTTCAGCGGACGATTACGGAACGGCAAGCCTCGACGAAGAAGCAAAACGCTGCTGCGGCCAAGAAGCAAAAAGCGTTAGCAGCGGCTGCCTCTAAGCGTAAACACGAGAAGGCCGTGGCCTTTTCAAAGATGTCCAAGGCGGACCAGAAGACGGCGAAATACTACTTCTTAAACGCTAAGGAACTGACGACTAGCAAGCAAACGCCAATCACGGCAGTGGGGGACTCCGTTCTGCTAGATGACTCAGGTGACCTCCAAGAGGTCTTCCCTGGTGCAGTTGTAGATGGGGCAGTTGGTCGGCAAGCAGATGCTTTGCCAGGTGTAATCAACGGTCTGGCACAGCGAGGTCAACTGGCCAAGACGGTATTGGTGAACATTGGGACCAACGGGTACGTGACGGCGGACCAAGCGGACCAAATCGTGCATGCCATTGGGCCTAAGCGCCAGATCTTCTGGGTCAACGCGCACGTCCCAACGCGTGAATGGCAGAATTCCGTGAACAAGATGATCGCTAAGACGGCTGCCAAGTACGACAACGTCCATGAGATCGATTGGTACGGGACGGCTAAGGGCCATGATAAGTGGTTCGTTAGCGATCACGTTCATCCTAATAACTTGGGGAACCGGTACTTCACGTCACTGATCGCTAAGTCGATGGCTAAGACTTCTAAATAA
- a CDS encoding phage integrase N-terminal SAM-like domain-containing protein, protein MPQEYPYQDAFNRTLADRSMATATRDEYTATLKDFFHYLENFNPTYQRDHRVNQLQTPDVEQYLAMLVDARQIQNQTYNKILSHLNVYFKFLFSHRWTPYLPTLDLKSKPKQAAQPVNYRWVDTLADFLADQRLHVYTRLTLLLIAHGYPVQVFLQPDFTANLITADWSATDQAFLQEFRVFVTPLQDRFQTGDWFLKQRAAADPHLTLPGLHKYLKPDERIIGFALSPTVLYQGYLVNYLRRHPQKTDREVVATLNLEPDSIDYYRRLAQRAD, encoded by the coding sequence ATGCCGCAAGAATACCCGTACCAAGATGCCTTCAACCGAACGCTGGCCGACCGGTCAATGGCCACCGCCACCCGCGACGAATATACAGCAACGTTGAAGGACTTCTTTCACTACTTAGAAAACTTCAACCCCACCTACCAACGCGATCACCGGGTCAACCAGCTTCAGACTCCCGACGTGGAACAGTATCTGGCCATGCTGGTGGATGCCCGTCAAATTCAAAACCAAACCTATAACAAAATTCTGTCCCATTTAAACGTCTACTTTAAGTTTCTCTTCTCTCACCGCTGGACGCCTTACCTGCCCACGCTCGACCTCAAGAGTAAGCCTAAACAGGCCGCCCAACCGGTCAACTACCGGTGGGTCGACACCCTAGCCGACTTCTTAGCCGACCAGCGGCTCCACGTTTACACTCGGCTGACCCTGTTGCTGATTGCCCACGGCTATCCCGTCCAGGTCTTTTTGCAACCGGATTTCACGGCCAACCTGATCACCGCTGACTGGTCCGCCACCGACCAGGCCTTTCTGCAAGAATTCCGAGTATTTGTGACGCCCTTACAGGACCGTTTTCAAACCGGTGATTGGTTCTTAAAGCAGCGGGCCGCGGCCGACCCCCACCTGACATTGCCCGGCCTCCACAAGTATCTCAAGCCCGACGAAAGGATCATTGGTTTCGCCCTCAGCCCCACCGTTCTATATCAAGGTTACTTAGTTAACTATCTTCGCCGCCACCCGCAAAAGACCGACAGAGAGGTTGTTGCGACCCTCAATTTGGAACCAGATTCCATCGACTACTACCGCCGACTGGCCCAACGTGCCGATTGA
- a CDS encoding polysaccharide deacetylase family protein: MRRKWWLLGGCLALAALLVWGINRSQERPNHNVQSHPAQENEVSSHDVSATQVKAPKPWLKLKHPLKLPILMYHSIASGNQLRVPKKQFAHEMAYLNQHGYQTLTTTQAIRALTTNTVPQKKVVWITLDDAYKDNRKILPILKKYHQHATINVITGFTHKSNHLTLAEMKQLKDSGHIDFASHTVQHLNLDSLTATEQKQELTASKTWLDQHLQQDTKMLCYPAGHANKTTHKLAKQAGYSIALTTQEGVATMKQGRYNLARLRVTPGMTLATFGAMIGSGS, from the coding sequence ATGCGTAGAAAATGGTGGTTATTGGGTGGCTGTCTGGCCCTTGCCGCCCTACTCGTATGGGGAATCAATCGTTCCCAAGAGCGGCCCAATCACAACGTGCAATCTCATCCGGCTCAGGAAAACGAAGTCTCCAGTCACGACGTCTCGGCCACTCAGGTCAAGGCGCCCAAACCGTGGTTGAAGTTAAAACACCCGTTAAAGTTGCCGATTCTAATGTATCACAGCATCGCCAGTGGCAACCAACTGCGGGTGCCCAAGAAACAGTTCGCACATGAGATGGCCTACCTGAATCAGCACGGCTACCAGACGCTAACGACGACGCAGGCGATTCGCGCACTGACAACCAACACCGTGCCCCAGAAAAAAGTCGTCTGGATCACGCTGGATGATGCGTACAAGGACAACCGCAAGATTTTACCCATTTTGAAAAAATATCATCAACACGCCACAATCAACGTGATTACTGGCTTCACACACAAGTCTAACCACCTGACCCTGGCTGAGATGAAGCAATTGAAAGACTCCGGTCACATTGATTTTGCTAGCCACACGGTCCAACACCTGAACCTCGATAGCCTCACGGCGACGGAACAAAAGCAGGAACTGACGGCTTCCAAGACTTGGTTGGACCAGCACCTTCAGCAGGACACCAAGATGCTCTGCTACCCCGCTGGTCATGCTAACAAAACAACTCACAAGCTCGCTAAACAGGCTGGCTACAGCATTGCTCTGACAACCCAGGAGGGCGTCGCTACCATGAAACAGGGCCGCTACAACCTCGCTCGCTTACGAGTCACCCCGGGCATGACGCTGGCCACGTTTGGTGCAATGATAGGTTCCGGGAGTTGA
- a CDS encoding L,D-transpeptidase, translating to MKKVTMLIVTLLAVLGLTGSTVWLSNHATSAQAKTSKTTKAPSWKQPSESKPYPNLKKHKHAFIKVSIAKQRVYIMASRKKVLYTMKCSTGKKSSPTPKGTFHIQNRGKSFYNASSREGARYWTSFKDWGVYLFHTVPTNAKGKYVVSEAKKLGKRASHGCVRLSVADAHWIYTHVPAKMKVVIH from the coding sequence ATGAAAAAAGTAACCATGTTGATTGTCACACTACTAGCCGTCCTAGGATTGACCGGGAGCACAGTTTGGCTGAGTAACCACGCCACCTCTGCACAAGCTAAAACGTCCAAGACTACGAAGGCCCCTTCCTGGAAGCAGCCTTCTGAATCCAAGCCCTATCCGAACCTAAAGAAGCACAAGCACGCCTTTATCAAGGTCTCCATTGCCAAGCAACGGGTCTACATCATGGCCAGCAGGAAGAAAGTCCTGTACACCATGAAGTGCTCGACCGGTAAGAAGTCCTCCCCGACTCCTAAGGGCACGTTCCACATTCAAAATCGTGGTAAGTCCTTCTACAACGCCAGTTCCCGTGAAGGTGCCCGTTACTGGACCTCCTTCAAGGATTGGGGCGTTTACCTGTTCCATACGGTCCCAACCAACGCCAAAGGGAAGTACGTGGTCAGTGAAGCCAAAAAGTTGGGCAAGCGCGCCAGCCATGGTTGCGTGCGCCTCAGCGTTGCGGACGCCCACTGGATCTACACCCACGTGCCAGCCAAAATGAAAGTCGTTATTCACTAG
- a CDS encoding DapH/DapD/GlmU-related protein: MMTEHEKMLAGQDYDYRDSELQGILARGRKLVTIINTAAGTQRTAAIRAFFGRTGERLTITGTFSALYGQHIAVGDDVFINGNCTFQDSNKITLGSRVIIAPDTKFYCGAHSLDATQRFGVRPDGSRYLVTYTKPITVGDDVWIGGNVTIIGGVHIGNNVVVGAGAVVTKDVPANTVVGGVPARVIKPLTPLA; the protein is encoded by the coding sequence ATGATGACGGAACACGAAAAAATGTTAGCCGGCCAGGATTATGATTACCGGGATTCGGAGTTGCAAGGCATTTTAGCCCGTGGCCGCAAGTTGGTTACGATCATCAACACGGCGGCTGGGACGCAGCGGACTGCTGCCATTCGAGCGTTCTTTGGTCGGACGGGAGAACGGTTGACCATTACTGGGACGTTTAGTGCGCTCTACGGGCAACACATCGCAGTTGGCGATGATGTCTTCATCAATGGCAATTGCACGTTTCAAGATTCCAACAAAATTACGTTGGGTAGCCGCGTCATTATTGCACCGGATACCAAGTTTTACTGCGGGGCCCACTCGTTGGATGCAACGCAACGATTTGGCGTGCGTCCAGACGGTTCTCGTTACTTGGTCACCTACACCAAGCCGATTACCGTTGGTGATGACGTGTGGATCGGTGGCAACGTCACCATTATTGGCGGCGTCCACATTGGCAACAACGTTGTCGTGGGTGCCGGTGCAGTGGTCACCAAGGACGTGCCGGCTAATACGGTCGTTGGCGGGGTACCTGCGCGGGTCATCAAACCACTAACACCATTGGCATAA